In Oscillatoria salina IIICB1, a genomic segment contains:
- a CDS encoding STAS domain-containing protein — MTLQFEEEIIPEPLNLTVSLRGTREVGENHQIFRLTGLLDAFSEPTFRRVIGNFIDEGPNNIILDLSQIDFVDSSGLGALVQLVKKAQNASGTLQIVTNARVTQTVKLVRLEKFLSLQPSVQAALDKIETS, encoded by the coding sequence ATAACGCTACAGTTTGAGGAGGAGATTATTCCTGAGCCACTAAACCTGACAGTAAGCTTAAGAGGCACGCGCGAAGTCGGGGAAAACCACCAAATCTTCCGTCTGACAGGATTGTTAGATGCCTTCTCCGAACCAACATTTCGGAGAGTCATCGGCAATTTCATTGATGAAGGTCCAAATAACATCATTTTGGATCTGTCCCAGATCGATTTTGTCGATAGTTCTGGGTTAGGTGCTTTGGTACAGTTAGTAAAAAAGGCACAAAATGCCTCCGGAACGCTGCAAATAGTTACTAATGCCCGCGTGACTCAAACAGTCAAGCTGGTTCGTTTAGAAAAGTTTCTTTCCCTCCAGCCTTCGGTGCAAGCAGCGTTAGACAAGATCGAGACTAGCTGA
- the carA gene encoding glutamine-hydrolyzing carbamoyl-phosphate synthase small subunit: protein MRITEAKPALLVLADGTTYKGYAGGSSGTAIGEVVFNTGMTGYQEVMTDPSYCGQIVIFTYPELGNTGVNPEDEESYQPHLKGIVARNICDRPSNWRATKSLPDYLKEHKIPAIYGIDTRALTRKIRSSGAMNGGISTEILDPEELLRHVQAAPPMAGLNLVREVTTKDVYEWSNPTDPSWEFRPVEDATNGEPLTVVAIDFGIKRNILRRLASYGCRVVVVPANSSPEDILKHNPDGIFLSNGPGDPAAVSEGIATTKALLAQGKPTFGICMGHQILGLSLGASTFKLKFGHRGLNQPAGLKQQVEITSQNHGFAVDLDSLTPDVEITHLNLNDRTVAGLRHKNLPFFSVQYHPEASPGPHDADYLFERFVKLMREHHAN, encoded by the coding sequence ATGCGAATTACAGAGGCTAAACCAGCCCTACTCGTTCTAGCAGATGGAACAACATATAAGGGTTATGCTGGGGGAAGCTCCGGAACGGCGATCGGTGAGGTCGTTTTTAATACCGGAATGACAGGATATCAGGAAGTTATGACCGATCCCAGCTACTGCGGTCAAATTGTCATCTTCACCTATCCGGAATTAGGCAATACTGGTGTCAACCCGGAAGACGAAGAATCCTATCAACCTCATCTTAAAGGTATTGTCGCCCGAAATATTTGCGATCGCCCCAGTAATTGGCGAGCGACAAAATCTTTACCCGACTACCTCAAAGAACATAAAATTCCGGCAATTTATGGCATTGACACTCGCGCCCTAACTCGGAAAATTCGCTCGTCAGGGGCGATGAATGGCGGGATTTCTACCGAAATCCTCGATCCCGAAGAATTACTCCGCCACGTCCAAGCTGCCCCACCAATGGCAGGATTAAACTTAGTTCGGGAAGTAACCACGAAAGATGTTTACGAATGGTCTAATCCTACCGATCCTAGTTGGGAATTTCGTCCTGTGGAAGATGCGACTAACGGCGAACCTTTAACTGTTGTCGCCATTGATTTTGGCATCAAACGCAATATTTTGCGACGTTTAGCCAGTTACGGTTGTCGCGTTGTCGTTGTTCCCGCTAACTCATCTCCAGAAGACATTCTCAAACACAACCCTGATGGTATTTTCCTCTCTAACGGACCTGGCGATCCCGCCGCCGTTAGTGAAGGGATCGCAACTACGAAAGCTTTGCTAGCACAAGGTAAACCAACGTTTGGCATTTGCATGGGACATCAAATTCTCGGTTTGTCTCTCGGTGCATCTACTTTCAAACTCAAATTCGGACATCGGGGTTTAAATCAACCTGCCGGATTAAAACAGCAGGTGGAGATTACCAGTCAAAATCACGGTTTTGCTGTGGATCTCGATTCTTTAACTCCGGATGTGGAAATTACTCATCTCAACCTCAACGATCGCACGGTCGCTGGCTTACGTCATAAAAATTTACCTTTCTTTTCCGTTCAGTATCACCCAGAAGCTAGCCCTGGTCCTCACGATGCTGATTATTTGTTCGAGCGTTTTGTCAAGTTAATGCGAGAACATCATGCCAACTAA
- a CDS encoding tetratricopeptide repeat protein — protein sequence MQKQTFSLVASLLLTGLVTTLPAKAQISQPLLLSQSQQSSNQQIDELLRQGRELVDAGNFVQAVNAYQRAAALDRENAKIFSGIGYLQARLGNYREAAQAYRQAVSLEANNAEYYYALGYSLAQTGDNRTAADAYRNAARIDPNNLKHLQGLGVVLLREEDYNGAIAAYQQIIALDPDNQEAYEILGTTLIQQGRTTEAIEVLQKATRNSARSSGMLLQLGVALLSEGNTNAGLAALEQAKKMDGQNPDIHYYIGKVYRQRRNLEGALDSFRRAVSLRRNFVNAQAEIGEILLTQGNHIEAIVAYRQLIELAPNNPAAHYNLGLALKGRQRYSEAIAAIEKARDLYQENNNRSGIRQAEAMLDEIKEKQR from the coding sequence GTGCAAAAACAAACTTTTTCTCTTGTCGCTAGTCTATTATTGACTGGATTGGTAACTACTCTGCCTGCTAAGGCTCAAATTAGTCAACCTTTACTGTTGAGTCAGTCTCAGCAATCGAGCAATCAACAAATTGACGAACTGCTGCGGCAGGGACGAGAATTAGTTGATGCGGGAAATTTTGTCCAGGCTGTAAATGCTTATCAACGGGCTGCGGCTTTAGATCGCGAAAATGCGAAGATATTTTCGGGTATTGGCTATTTACAAGCGCGTTTGGGTAATTATCGCGAAGCAGCCCAAGCTTATCGACAAGCGGTTAGTTTAGAAGCGAATAATGCTGAATATTATTACGCACTTGGTTACAGTCTCGCCCAAACAGGAGATAATCGAACTGCGGCTGATGCTTATCGGAATGCTGCGAGGATCGATCCGAATAATTTGAAGCATTTACAAGGATTAGGTGTAGTTTTACTGCGCGAGGAAGATTATAACGGCGCGATCGCGGCTTATCAACAAATTATTGCTTTAGATCCTGATAATCAGGAAGCTTATGAAATCCTCGGTACTACTTTAATTCAGCAAGGACGTACTACGGAAGCGATCGAGGTACTACAAAAAGCTACTCGTAATTCTGCCCGCAGCAGTGGTATGCTGCTTCAGTTAGGTGTTGCTTTGTTAAGTGAAGGTAATACGAATGCTGGATTAGCAGCTTTGGAACAAGCGAAAAAAATGGATGGACAAAATCCTGATATTCATTACTATATTGGCAAAGTTTATCGCCAACGCCGGAATTTAGAGGGAGCTTTAGACTCTTTCCGACGTGCTGTTTCTCTCAGACGTAATTTTGTCAATGCTCAAGCGGAAATTGGCGAGATTTTACTAACACAGGGAAATCATATCGAGGCGATCGTGGCTTATCGTCAGCTTATCGAATTAGCTCCGAATAATCCTGCTGCTCATTATAATTTAGGGTTAGCTTTAAAAGGAAGACAAAGATACTCTGAAGCGATCGCGGCTATTGAAAAAGCTCGCGATCTTTACCAAGAAAATAATAACCGAAGCGGCATTCGACAAGCAGAAGCGATGCTCGACGAAATTAAAGAAAAGCAACGCTAA